The genomic stretch TACGCGACGTCGCGCCGCCGCCGGGGCGGGACGACGGTGGACAGGTACCTCTCCAGAGCGGCGGTCACCTCGACGCGCTCGGCGTCCTCGAGCCGCCGGTTCTGCGGCCGGTCGGCGAAGCGCCGCTCGTGCTCCTGCACGACGGTGAACCGCTGCAGCAGGCCGACGCGGGTGCGGGTCGCCGTCTCGAGGATGACCTCGCGGACCGCCCCCTCCGTGTTGTCCCGCACGAGCGCGAAGGAGCGGTCCTCGTCGGAGCGGGTGAAGGCCTCGACCTGGTCGAGGTACGCCCGCAGGTAACCGCCGACGAGCTCCCCGATCACGTCGTCGGAGAATGCCTTGCGCCAGGCGAGCAGCGCGAAGCTCGCGGCGAAGCGGCGCAGGTCCCAGGACACGTGCCCGAGGTAGGCCTCGTCGAAGTCGTTGACGTCGAAGACGATCCGGCCGGCGCTGTCCATGTAGGTGCCGAAGTTCTCGGCGTGCAGGTCGCCCTGGATCCACACCCGCGACGTCCGTTCGTCGCACCAGCGATCCTCGGTCGTCGCCATGTCCGCGTAGAACAGGCAGGCACTCCCCGGTAGAACGCGAAGGGGTCGGCGGCCATCTTCCGGAACTTGGTCCGGAAGGCGTCCGCATCAGCCGCCATGAGGTCGGAGAAGGCGTCGACCAGGACATCCACGATCAGCTGGGATCGCTTGTCGAGGGGTGTGCGTTGGGTCACACCAGGGGGTGATGAGGCCACATGTTGCACCGTAGAGGGCCGATAACCTCCAGAAGGAGGTCTCCGGTGACGACCGAGGTGGGGAGGTACGCGTGGCGCGGACGGCGACGGCATGGTGGTGGCTGAAGGCTGCCACGGCCTCCGGTGGCGGCGTCGCCGTCGGCGGCGTCGCCCTCGCCGCCCTGCTGCGCGAGGAGGCCCGGGCCGCCCGGCGCAAGGTCGAGGGACGCGGCGTCAAGCAGGACCCTCCCTCGGGCGACGGCCTCTACGGGCATCGCCGCGGCAAGCCGCTGGTCCTCGCCGTCCTCGGCGACTCCACGGCCGTCGGCCTGGGCGTGGAGCGCGCGTCGGAGACGCCCGGGGTCCTCGTCGCCGCGGGGCTGGCCGAGCTGGCCGAGCGGCCGGTGCGACTGGTCCGGCTGGCGGTCTCGGGGGCCGAGTCGTGCGAGCTCGAGCCGCAGGTGGACCGGGCGCTGGCCGAGCAGCCCGACGTCGCCCTGATCATGATCGGCGCCAACGACGTCACCACGCGGACCAAGACGGCAGTGTCGGTGCGCCACCTCGAGGACGCGGTGAAGCGGCTCGTGGCCGCCGGTTGCGAGGTGGTCGTCGGCACCTGCCCCGACCTCGGCACGATCCGGCCGATCGCCCAGCCGCTGCGGCTGCTCGCCCGCAAGTGGAGCCGGGAGCTGGCCGAGGCGCAGACGATCGCGGTCGTCGAGGCCGGTGGCCGCACGGTGTCGCTGGGCTCGCTGCTGGGGCCGACGTTCGCATCCGACCGCACCATGTTCAGCAAGGACGAGTTCCACCCCAGCGCGCTCGGCTACGCGCAGGCGGCTGCCGTGCTGTTGCCGTCGGTGGCCGACGCGGTGGGCGTGTGGCCCGCGTCGGCCGACCGGGGCGTGCGGCCGATCCGCCGCGGCACGGTCCGCCCGGTCGCCGAGGCCGCTGCCAAGGCGGCGAGCCGGACCGGTACGGAGGTCCAGCCGGCCGAGGTCCGGGGCTCCGACACCGGCCCGTGGGGCCCGTGGGCGCTGCTGCGCCGGCGCCGTCCACCGGAGATCCCGACGCCCGAGGAGGCCGAGGAGTCGGCCGAGGCATCGGTCGGCGCATAGCGCCCTCCGGCCGTCCTGGGCGCCCGGGGCGGGCCGCTTACCCCGGAGTAGTTTCGGGGGCGACCCGTCGTCCGGCGACCCGCGACCGGACCCGCCTCATCGTGGAGGACCCATGCCCGAAGCCGTCATCGTCGCGACCGCGCGCTCGCCCATCGGCCGTGCGTTCAAGGGCTCGCTGAAGGACCTGCGTCCCGACGACCTGACCGCCACCATCGTCCGGGCCGCCCTCGACAAGGTGCCGGCCCTCGACCCCGCCGACATCGACGACCTGATGCTCGGCTGCGGCCTGCCCGGCGGCGAGCAGGGCTACAACATGGGTCGCGTCGTCAGCGTCCTGCTCGGCATGGACCACCTGCCCGGGACGACGATCACCCGCTACTGCTCCTCCTCGCTGCAGACCACCCGCATGGCCATGCACGCGATCAAGGCCGGCGAGGGCGACGTCTTCATCTCCGCCGGCGTCGAGATGGTGTCCCGCTTCGTCAAGGGCAACAGCGACGGCCTGCCCGACACCGAGAACCCGGTGTTCGCCGACGCCCAGGCCCGCGTCGCGAAGGTCGCCGAGAGCGGCGCCGACTCGTGGACCGACCCGCGCGAGAACGGCGACCTCCCCGACATCTACATCGCCATGGGCCAGACCGCGGAGAACCTGGCACTGCTCAAGGACGTCACTCGCCAGGACATGGACGAGTTCGCCGTCCGCAGCCAGAACCTCGCCGAGCAGGCGATCAACGACGGCTTCTGGGAGCGGGAGATCACCCCGGTCACCACGCCCGACGGCACCGTCGTCAGCAAGGACGACGGCCCGCGCGCCGGCACCACGCTGGAGGGCATCTCCGGTCTCAAGCCGGTGTTCCGCCCCGACGGCCGGGTCACGGCCGGCAACGCGTGCCCGCTCAACGACGGCGCCGCCGCGGTGATCGTCATGAGCGACACCAAGGCCCGCGAGCTGGGGCTCACCCCGCTCGCCCGCATCGTCTCGACGGCGGTCACCGGCCTGTCGCCCGAGATCATGGGCTACGGCCCGGTCGACGCGTCGAAGCTGGCTCTGCAGCGGGCCGGCATGACCATCGCGGACATCGACCTGGTCGAGATCAACGAAGCCTTCGCCGCCCAGGTGATCCCCAGCTACCGCGACCTGGACATCGACATCGACAAGCTCAACGTGCACGGCGGCGCGATCGCCGTCGGGCACCCGTTCGGCATGACCGGCGCCCGCATCACCGGCACGCTGATCAACGGGCTGCAGACTCGGGACAAGACCTTCGGGCTGGAGACCATGTGCGTCGGTGGCGGCATGGGCATGGCGATGGTCCTGGAGCGCCTCAGCTGAACCACCCGCGGGCCGGAACCGCGGTTCCGGCCCCCGGGAACCGGAGCCGGAACCGCGGTTTCGGCTGGAACGACGAAGGCCCGGCCCCCTCGCGGGGACCGGGCCTTCGTCGGTCGTCCGGGTCTACTCGCGGAAGTAGCTGAGCAGCCGCAGGATCTCGATGTAGAGCCACACCACCGTGACCAGCAGGCCGAAGGCGATGTACCAGGCGAACTTCGCCGGGGCGCCGCGGCGGATCGCCTCGTCGGCCAGGTCGAAGTCCAGCAGCAGCAGGAACGCCGCGATGCCGATCATCACCAGGCTGAACACGATCGCCAGCGGGCTGCCGTCGCGCAGGCCGAGACCGTCCTCCATGAAGAAGTAGGCCACGAAGTTGGCCAGCATCAGCACGAGGGCACCGATCAGGGCGCCGACGACCCAGCGGGTGAGCTTGGGGGTCACCCGGATGGCGCCGGTCTTGTAGATCAGCAGCATGCCGCCGAAGACACCGAAGGTGCCGATCAGCGCCTGCACCACGATGCCGGGGTAGATGGTGTTGAACGCCTCGCTGATCGCGCCCAGGGCGACGCCGTACAGAGCGCCGTAGGACAGCGTCGCGACCGGGCTGGCGATCTGCTTGAACGCGATCACCAGGCCGAGGACGAAGGCGACGAGCACCGCCGGGAGCGCGAGGCCCCAGGCAGCCTGGCCCGGCAGCGCCCACACGGCCGCGGCCGCGAGGACGGTGACCAGGAACGACATGCCCGTCTTGGCGACGACGTCGTCCATCGTCAGGTAACGCGTGGTGGTCGCCGCGTACGGCGCCGGAGCGGCGTACGGGTCGTGCTGCGTCGGCGCACCGTACTGAGGCTGGGGCTGGCCCCAGCCGGCGTACTGCTGCTGGCCGCCGCCGGGCGTTCCGAGTCCCCGGAACGCCGGGTTGCTGCTGGGCATCGTCATCTCCCTGAGGTGACTGGTCGGTCCGTGGAGCCCACGATGCGCACTCCACTCGGTCAGGTCAACGCCCCAGGCCCCCTGGACGTTCCGGCGTGTCGCAGGTTCCTCCGCACGGGGGTCCCGGCGACGCGGACGCGGGCGGTGCCCCCGGTCGGATTCGAACCGACACTGGGACCCTTTTAAGGGGCCTGCCTCTGCCGATTGGGCTACGGGGGCGTCTCGCGCACGCTAGCCGGAACCGCCCGCGACGCTCCGCACGCCTCAGCCGGCGCGCTGATCCGTGGCGGTCTGCTCGTGGCGACCGGTCCCGGGGGGCGGCAGCTGACCGGCACGGCCGGTGTTGGCGGCGAAGACGAACTCGCGGCGCGGGTCCTGCAGCTGCCCCAGCGAGATGACCTCCCGGCTGAACAGCGACGCCATCGTCCAGTCGGCGATCACCCGTGCCTTGCGGTTGAACGTGGGCACGCGACTGACGTGGTAGGTGCGGTGCATGAACCAGGCCGGCCAGCCCTTGAGCTTCACCCCGTAGACCTGGGCGACGCCCTTGTGCAGGCCGAGGCTGGCCACCGAACCGACGTAGGCGTGCCGGTAGGGCACCGGCGGCTCCCCGCGGAGGACGGCGACGACGTTGTCGGCGAGCCGCTTGGCCTGGCGGACGGCGTGCTGCGCATTGGGCGCGGTGGTCGCCTCCGGGTCGTCCTTGGTCAGGTCGGGGACGGCGGCGAGGTCGCCGGCTGCCCATGCGCCCTCGAGGCCCTTCACCTGCAGGGTCGCCTCGCACACCACCCGGCCGCGACCGTCGATGGGCAGGTCGGTGGCCGCCAGCACCGGGTTGGGTTTGGTCCCCGCCGTCCACACCAGGGTGTCGCTGGGGAACTCCTCGCCGTCGCTGAGCCGGACCAGGCAGTCGTCCGACACCGACTCCAGGCGGGTGTTGAGCCGGATGTCCATGCCGCGGGCGGTCAGCTGGCGCACCGTCCAGGCGGCCATGTCGAGGTCGACCTCGGGCAGGATCCGGCCCATCGCCTCGACCAGCACCCAGCGCATGTCCGACGGCGACAGCCGCGGGTAGTAGTGCTCGATCGCGTAGCGGGCCATGTCCTCGAGCTCGGCGAACGCCTCGACGCCGGCGTAGCCGCCCCCGACGAAGGTGAACGTCAGCGCCCGCTGCCGCACGGCCGGGTCGTCGGTGGAGCTCGCGGCGTCCAGCCGGGCCAGCACGTGGTTGCGCAGGTAGATCGCCTCGCCGACGTTCTTGAACCCGATGCCGTGCTCCGCCAGCCCGGGGATGGGCAGCGTGCGCGCCACCGAACCGGCCGCCATGACCAGGACGTCGTAGCCGATCTCGAACGGCTTGCCCTCGACGGGAGCGATGCGCGCACGCCGCTCGGCGTGGGTGAGGCCGGTGAGCGCGCCGGTGATGACGCGGCAGTGCCGCAGCGTGCGGCGCAGGGGGACGACGACGTGCCGCGGCTCCACCGAGCCGGCCGCCGCCTCGGGCAGGAACGGCTGGTAGGTCATGTGCGGCTGCGGGTCGACGACCACGATCTCGGCCCGCCCGCGGGAGAGCTTCTTCTGCAGCCGCAGGGCGGTGTAGAGGCCGACGTAACCACCTCCGACCACCAGGATCACCGGTCGGTGGGACTCGGGGGGACGGCCTGTCGTCGGCTGTGCCATGCGGCAGAGCCTAGGCCCGCGCGAGCTCCGTGGCGCGGCTGAGGACGGCGTCCAGCATCGGCTCGGTGAGCCGCCCGGTGAAGGTGTTCTGCTGGCTGACGTGGTAGCAGCCCAGGAGGGTCAGCGGGCCGGCCGGGCCGGTCAGCTCGACCTCGACGCCGTGCCCGAAGGCGGGGCGGGGGCGCGGCACCGCGTAGCCGGCGGCGGCCAGCACCGGCCACAGCGCCGTCCAGCCGAAGCCGCCGAGCACCACGACCACCCGCAGCCGCGGGAGCAGGGCGAGTTCCCGCGCCAGCCACGGGTTGCAGGTGTCGCGCTCCTCCGGGGTGGGGGCGTTGGCGGCGGCGCGCAGCGGACCGAGGCGGCGACGCGGACGTCGGTCAGCTCCAGCCCGTCGCCGATGTGCGTGGACGTCGGCTGGTTGGCCAGCCCCGCCCGCCAGAGCGCCGCGAAGATCCAGTCACCGCTCCGGTCGCCGGTGAACACCCGACCGGTCCGGTTGCCGCCGTGCGCGGCCGGCGCCAGCCCGACCACCGCGATCCGCGCGTCCGCCGGGCCCATCCCGGGCACCGGCCGCCCCCAGTAGTCCCAGTCCCGGAACGACGCCCGCTTGACCCGGGCGACCTCCTCCCGCCACGCGACCAGCCGCGGGCAGGCGTAGCAACCGGAGATCCGGCTGTCGAGCGTGGCCAGGTCGCGCGTCGACCGGGCGGAGCGCACCACGCCCGCCGGTGTCCGCGTCAGGGGAAGCCCCCTGCGTCGCGGCCCCGACGCAGGGGCCCGCGGCGAGCCGGCGAGCCGTGGGGGGCGTCGGGGTCCTTCATCAGCGCGCCAGGCGGAGGGCGATGCCGTCGAGGATGTCGTGCTCGCTGACGACGACCTCGCCGAGGCCGAACTCGTCCATGAGCACCCGCAGGATCAGTGCGCCGGCTCCGATGACGTCGACCCGGCCCGGATGCATGACCGGCATCGCCGCTCGCCGCGCGCGCGTGGCCGCCAGCAGGTCATCGGTGACCGCCCGCACGTCCTCGACCGGGATGCGCGAGCCGTGGATCGCCTCGTCGTCGTAGGCCGGCAGCTTCAGGGCCAGCGCCGCGACCGTCGTCACGGAGCCGGCGAGGCCCACCAGGCTGGTGGCCTCCGCGACGGGTACCGCGGCCTCGACCTGCGCCAGCGCCGCCCGGATGTCGTCCTCGGTCCGCCGGACCTGCTCGGCCGTCGGCGGGTCCCCGTGCAGGTGGCGTTCGGTCAGCCGCACGCACCCGATGTCGACCGAGCGGGCGGCACGCACGCCGTCGGCGTCGCCGAGGACGAACTCCGTCGACCCGCCGCCGATGTCGACGACCAGGAACGGCGCGGACGGCGGTTCGTCGCCGTGCGCCCGGGCGGCCGCGTCCAGCGAGGCGGTCGCCCCCAGGAAGGAGAGCTCGGCCTCCTCGCGGCCGGTGATGACGTCCGGCCGCTGCCCGAGGGTGGCCACCACCATGTCCTCGAAATCCTGGCGGTTGACGGCGTCGCGGGTGGCGCTGGTGGCCGCCATCCGGACCGCGATGGCACCGAGGTCCCGGGCCTGCTGCGCGTACTCGGCGAGCACCTTCCGGGTGCGCTCGATAGCCTCCGGCGCCAGGCGGCCGGTCGCGTCGACGCCCTGGCCGAGGCGCACGACCTCCATGCGGCGCAGCAGGTCGGTGTGCGCACCGTCGGCGGGTACGTCGGCGACCAGCAGGCGGATCGAGTTGGTGCCGCAGTCGATCGAGGCGACCCGCGTCATGACTGCTCCGGACCGGCGCACGGCCCGGCCGCCCACCACTGCCCCATCTCGGCGACCGCCCGGTCGCCGATGGGGTTGACGCCGGGGCCGGCGGCGAGCGCGTGGCCGGCCAAGGCGTGCAGACACTTGACCCGGTCCGGCATCCCGCCCGCGGTCATGCGCGTCGGCAGCACGTCCCTTGCGTCGCGGGCGGCGAGGTACTGCTCGTGCGCGGCCAGGTAGGCCCCCGCGAGCTCCGGATCCGTGGCCAGCTCGTCCTGCCACTCCCGCATCCGACCCGCGGACTCGAGCCGGCTCGCGGCCGCCGTGGCCCGCGGGCAGGTCAGGTAGTACAGCGTGGGGAACGGCGTGCCGTCCTCCAGCCGGGGCGAGGTCTCGACGACGTCGGGCTGACCGCAGGGGCACCGGTGGGCGACGGCGACGAGGGCGCGCGGGGGACGGCCGAGCTGACGTCCGACCACCGCGCGGTCGTCGTCGGAGACGGGCTCGCTCGTCATCCGTCGGCGTCGGAGATCGACTCGAGCAGCCCGTCGTACCAGGTGGTCGGGTCCGGGTCCGCCGCCTCTCCTCCGTCCGCCGCGTCGTCCCCCTCGACGGTCTCCCCGTCGGCCACGATGACCAGCCGGTCACCGGGCAGCACGTAGGTCAGCCGCTCACGCGCCTGGCGGGCGGCGTAGGCGGGATCCGCCTGCCGCTCCAGCTGCGCCTGCAGCTCCTCGACACGCTCGTCGAGCTCCTGCCCCTCGGCGGCCAGCCGTACCAGCTCCGCCCGGCCGGCCACGTACTGGCGGATCGGCCCCGCGAGGGTGAGCGCCAGCAGCAGGACCAGGGCGCCGAGCAGCACCGCCCGCCCGGTGAAGAGCGGACGGCGGCGGGCCGGGCCTCCCGTGCCGGTGCGCGCCGTCCGCCGTCCGGGGCGCCGCTGGGCCGGCCGGCGGGAGGCGTTGCTCCGCAGGCCGGTGCGCACCGGCCGCGTGGAGTGGACGCGGGGAACCCGGCCGGTCACGCGTCGGCCGTCGCCCGGGGCCGCCCCCCGGCGGCCGCGGACGCTGCTCATCCAGCCAGCCGCGGGAAGGCACCCGCGCCGGCATAGCGCGCCGCGTCGTCGAGCTCCTCCTCGATCCGCAGCAGCTGGTTGTACTTGGCGACCCGCTCGCTGCGGGCCGGGGCACCGGTCTTGATCTGACCGCAGTCGGTGGCGACGGCGAGGTCGGCGATCGTGGTGTCCTCGGTCTCGCCGGAGCGGTGGCTCATCATGCAGCGGTAGCCGTTGCGGTGGGCCAGGTTGACCGCGTCGAGGGTCTCGGTGAGCGTGCCGATCTGGTTGACCTTCACCAGCAGGGCGTTGGCCGCGCCGCGGGCGATGCCGTCGGCCAGGCGGGTCGGGTTGGTGACGAACAGGTCGTCGCCGACGATCTGCACCCGGTCGCCGAGGACGTCGGTGAGCGAGATCCAGCCGTCCCAGTCCTCCTCGGACAACGGGTCCTCGATCGAGACGATCGGATAGGCGTCGACCAGTCCGGTGTAGTACTCGGTCATCTCGCCGGCGGAGAGCTTCCTGCCCTCGAACGCGTAGGCGCCGTCCTCGTCGAACTCGGTCGCAGCGACGTCGAGCGCGAACGCGATGTCGGTGCCGACCGAGTAGCCGGCCTTCTCGACCGCCCGGACGATGAGGTCCAGGGCAGCCCGGTTGCTCGACAGGTTCGGGGCGAACCCGCCCTCGTCGCCGAGGCCGGTGGCCAGTCCGTCGGACTTCAGCACCGACTTCAGCGCGTGGTAGGTCTCGGTGCCCATGGCCAGCGCCTCGGCGAAGGTGCCGGCGCCGATCGGGGCGATCATGAATTCCTGGACGTCGACGTTGCTGTCGGCGTGGGCGCCGCCGTTGAGGATGTTCATCATCGGCACGGGCAGCACGTGCGCCGAGGGGCCGCCGACGTAGCGGAACAGCGGCAGGCCGGCGGAGTCCGCGGCCGCGCGGGCCACGGCGAGGCTCACGCCGAGGATCGCGTTGGCGCC from Blastococcus sp. PRF04-17 encodes the following:
- a CDS encoding SGNH/GDSL hydrolase family protein yields the protein MARTATAWWWLKAATASGGGVAVGGVALAALLREEARAARRKVEGRGVKQDPPSGDGLYGHRRGKPLVLAVLGDSTAVGLGVERASETPGVLVAAGLAELAERPVRLVRLAVSGAESCELEPQVDRALAEQPDVALIMIGANDVTTRTKTAVSVRHLEDAVKRLVAAGCEVVVGTCPDLGTIRPIAQPLRLLARKWSRELAEAQTIAVVEAGGRTVSLGSLLGPTFASDRTMFSKDEFHPSALGYAQAAAVLLPSVADAVGVWPASADRGVRPIRRGTVRPVAEAAAKAASRTGTEVQPAEVRGSDTGPWGPWALLRRRRPPEIPTPEEAEESAEASVGA
- the eno gene encoding phosphopyruvate hydratase; amino-acid sequence: MPSIDAVGAREILDSRGNPTVEVEVALDDGTIARAAVPSGASTGAFEAVELRDGGERYGGKGVTKAVDGVLDVIGPELVGYEASEQRLVDQRLLDLDGTPDKSRLGANAILGVSLAVARAAADSAGLPLFRYVGGPSAHVLPVPMMNILNGGAHADSNVDVQEFMIAPIGAGTFAEALAMGTETYHALKSVLKSDGLATGLGDEGGFAPNLSSNRAALDLIVRAVEKAGYSVGTDIAFALDVAATEFDEDGAYAFEGRKLSAGEMTEYYTGLVDAYPIVSIEDPLSEEDWDGWISLTDVLGDRVQIVGDDLFVTNPTRLADGIARGAANALLVKVNQIGTLTETLDAVNLAHRNGYRCMMSHRSGETEDTTIADLAVATDCGQIKTGAPARSERVAKYNQLLRIEEELDDAARYAGAGAFPRLAG
- a CDS encoding Ppx/GppA phosphatase family protein, which translates into the protein MTRVASIDCGTNSIRLLVADVPADGAHTDLLRRMEVVRLGQGVDATGRLAPEAIERTRKVLAEYAQQARDLGAIAVRMAATSATRDAVNRQDFEDMVVATLGQRPDVITGREEAELSFLGATASLDAAARAHGDEPPSAPFLVVDIGGGSTEFVLGDADGVRAARSVDIGCVRLTERHLHGDPPTAEQVRRTEDDIRAALAQVEAAVPVAEATSLVGLAGSVTTVAALALKLPAYDDEAIHGSRIPVEDVRAVTDDLLAATRARRAAMPVMHPGRVDVIGAGALILRVLMDEFGLGEVVVSEHDILDGIALRLAR
- a CDS encoding septum formation initiator family protein, with product MSSVRGRRGAAPGDGRRVTGRVPRVHSTRPVRTGLRSNASRRPAQRRPGRRTARTGTGGPARRRPLFTGRAVLLGALVLLLALTLAGPIRQYVAGRAELVRLAAEGQELDERVEELQAQLERQADPAYAARQARERLTYVLPGDRLVIVADGETVEGDDAADGGEAADPDPTTWYDGLLESISDADG
- a CDS encoding acetyl-CoA C-acetyltransferase — its product is MPEAVIVATARSPIGRAFKGSLKDLRPDDLTATIVRAALDKVPALDPADIDDLMLGCGLPGGEQGYNMGRVVSVLLGMDHLPGTTITRYCSSSLQTTRMAMHAIKAGEGDVFISAGVEMVSRFVKGNSDGLPDTENPVFADAQARVAKVAESGADSWTDPRENGDLPDIYIAMGQTAENLALLKDVTRQDMDEFAVRSQNLAEQAINDGFWEREITPVTTPDGTVVSKDDGPRAGTTLEGISGLKPVFRPDGRVTAGNACPLNDGAAAVIVMSDTKARELGLTPLARIVSTAVTGLSPEIMGYGPVDASKLALQRAGMTIADIDLVEINEAFAAQVIPSYRDLDIDIDKLNVHGGAIAVGHPFGMTGARITGTLINGLQTRDKTFGLETMCVGGGMGMAMVLERLS
- a CDS encoding Bax inhibitor-1/YccA family protein, which produces MPSSNPAFRGLGTPGGGQQQYAGWGQPQPQYGAPTQHDPYAAPAPYAATTTRYLTMDDVVAKTGMSFLVTVLAAAAVWALPGQAAWGLALPAVLVAFVLGLVIAFKQIASPVATLSYGALYGVALGAISEAFNTIYPGIVVQALIGTFGVFGGMLLIYKTGAIRVTPKLTRWVVGALIGALVLMLANFVAYFFMEDGLGLRDGSPLAIVFSLVMIGIAAFLLLLDFDLADEAIRRGAPAKFAWYIAFGLLVTVVWLYIEILRLLSYFRE
- a CDS encoding NAD(P)/FAD-dependent oxidoreductase, giving the protein MAQPTTGRPPESHRPVILVVGGGYVGLYTALRLQKKLSRGRAEIVVVDPQPHMTYQPFLPEAAAGSVEPRHVVVPLRRTLRHCRVITGALTGLTHAERRARIAPVEGKPFEIGYDVLVMAAGSVARTLPIPGLAEHGIGFKNVGEAIYLRNHVLARLDAASSTDDPAVRQRALTFTFVGGGYAGVEAFAELEDMARYAIEHYYPRLSPSDMRWVLVEAMGRILPEVDLDMAAWTVRQLTARGMDIRLNTRLESVSDDCLVRLSDGEEFPSDTLVWTAGTKPNPVLAATDLPIDGRGRVVCEATLQVKGLEGAWAAGDLAAVPDLTKDDPEATTAPNAQHAVRQAKRLADNVVAVLRGEPPVPYRHAYVGSVASLGLHKGVAQVYGVKLKGWPAWFMHRTYHVSRVPTFNRKARVIADWTMASLFSREVISLGQLQDPRREFVFAANTGRAGQLPPPGTGRHEQTATDQRAG
- a CDS encoding DUF501 domain-containing protein produces the protein MTSEPVSDDDRAVVGRQLGRPPRALVAVAHRCPCGQPDVVETSPRLEDGTPFPTLYYLTCPRATAAASRLESAGRMREWQDELATDPELAGAYLAAHEQYLAARDARDVLPTRMTAGGMPDRVKCLHALAGHALAAGPGVNPIGDRAVAEMGQWWAAGPCAGPEQS